In Nanoarchaeota archaeon, a single genomic region encodes these proteins:
- a CDS encoding DNA adenine methylase produces MNYIGSKLSLLDFIHFIVDKEIKENIFVVGDLFAGTGIVGQSFKRKGYKIVANDIQYYSFVLNKKFLTNNDFVKFEGLVEEIPNLLNYEKKERILQVLNYLNNLKERKKGFIFDNYSLAGTKGKEFERMYFSDENALKIDTIRLKIEDWFRNKKISEREYFYLLGTLIEASDKVANTASVYGAFLKKIKKSAQKELQLYYNEIIFGDKENIVFNEDILKILNKEKIDLLYLDPPYNARQYCSNYHMLETISKYDNPNISGKTGLRDYQKQKSKFCSRNNVKEEFEKIVKTTNAKYILLSYNNEGLMSIKDVQEILSLRGEPKTFILKYKRFKADKTENRNHKSDFTYEYLHFVKCDENMDEIRNKEFPIIEIDSNMLNNQTKLTN; encoded by the coding sequence TTGAACTACATAGGGAGTAAATTATCTCTTTTGGATTTCATTCATTTTATTGTAGATAAAGAAATAAAAGAAAATATCTTTGTTGTTGGAGATTTGTTTGCAGGAACTGGAATTGTAGGGCAAAGTTTCAAAAGAAAGGGATACAAAATTGTTGCTAATGACATACAATATTATAGTTTTGTTTTAAATAAAAAATTTCTAACAAACAACGATTTTGTAAAATTTGAGGGATTGGTAGAGGAGATACCTAATTTACTAAATTATGAGAAAAAAGAAAGAATATTACAAGTTTTAAATTATTTGAATAATTTAAAGGAAAGAAAAAAGGGATTTATCTTTGATAATTATTCTCTTGCTGGAACAAAAGGAAAAGAATTTGAAAGAATGTATTTTTCAGATGAAAATGCTTTAAAGATTGATACAATTAGATTAAAAATTGAAGATTGGTTTAGAAATAAAAAAATAAGCGAAAGAGAATATTTTTATTTATTAGGAACTTTAATTGAAGCATCTGATAAGGTGGCAAATACAGCTTCGGTTTATGGTGCATTTCTAAAAAAAATAAAAAAATCTGCACAAAAGGAACTTCAATTATATTATAATGAAATTATTTTTGGTGATAAAGAGAATATAGTTTTTAATGAGGATATCTTAAAAATTTTAAATAAAGAAAAGATTGATTTATTGTATTTAGACCCCCCATATAATGCGAGACAATATTGTTCTAATTATCACATGTTAGAAACTATATCAAAATATGATAATCCAAATATCTCTGGGAAAACTGGATTAAGAGACTACCAAAAACAAAAGTCAAAATTTTGCAGTAGAAATAATGTTAAGGAAGAATTTGAAAAAATAGTAAAAACAACTAATGCAAAATATATTCTATTAAGCTATAATAATGAAGGTTTAATGTCAATAAAAGATGTTCAAGAGATACTTTCTTTAAGAGGAGAACCAAAAACATTTATACTCAAATATAAAAGATTTAAAGCAGACAAAACAGAAAATAGAAATCATAAATCCGACTTTACCTATGAATATTTACATTTTGTTAAATGT